In a single window of the Elaeis guineensis isolate ETL-2024a chromosome 4, EG11, whole genome shotgun sequence genome:
- the LOC105036629 gene encoding serine/threonine receptor-like kinase NFP, with amino-acid sequence MRRDVAYPLLPLLLLFLALILPSSHAQSSSRSGTDGYNCAAERSVYPCRGFNCIAGRSVSPCNAYALYRASSGDDLASVSDLFGVSSLSIARASNITNNSTAALRSGQPLLVPLTCSCVDNHSYALIDYQINAGDTFYIISTTKFQNLTGYQAVELVNPELVPTNLTIGVITVFPIFCQCPNRTNLLINDKNSTNVSIVSYVFQPSDSYATIASNFGTTVRSLISLNGAETAVETFSVILIPVTQFPPPLLLSNSSSRSPSPSPPPPPASSTVVEKKDRKGVIAGLAVGMGLLAILLALVLVLYLGERKKKGREGKKGPGGWNNQGGGERRFGRSGSDEKLMTDISEWLDKYKVYGIEELRQATSDFDYSRLIQGTVYKGTIDGEVFAIKKMKWNACDELKILQKVNHTNLVKLEGFCVDQEDGTCYLVYEYVENGSLHSWLHDTTTSRRLDWRSRLRIALDLAHGLQYIHEHTWPRVVHKDIKSSNVLLDSKLRAKIANFGLAKTGVNAVTTHIVGTQGYIAPEYLADGLVTTRMDVFAYGVVLLELISGKEAMSEDGEALWVEAEVVLHSREANLVAWIDPVLREQSCPVDSVVTVLNVAKACLQRDPSKRPTMVDVAYTLSKADEQLSDYSGDGLSVGSEDVTVVAR; translated from the exons atgagaagggACGTTGCCTACCCCCTTCTCCCCCTCCTCCTCTTGTTTCTCGCTCTAATTCTCCCATCATCCCACGCCCAATCGAGCTCCCGCTCGGGGACGGACGGCTACAATTGCGCAGCCGAGCGGTCCGTGTACCCATGCCGCGGCTTCAACTGCATAGCCGGCCGGTCGGTGTCGCCGTGCAACGCCTACGCCCTGTATCGCGCCAGCAGCGGGGACGACCTGGCCTCGGTCAGCGACCTCTTCGGCGTGAGCAGCTTATCGATCGCCCGGGCCAGCAACATCACCAACAACTCCACCGCCGCCCTCCGCTCTGGCCAGCCCCTTCTCGTCCCCCTCACCTGCTCCTGCGTCGACAACCACTCCTACGCCCTCATCGACTACCAGATCAACGCCGGCGACACCTTTTACATCATCTCCACCACCAAGTTCCAGAACCTCACTGGCTACCAGGCCGTTGAACTCGTCAATCCTGAACTCGTCCCCACCAACCTCACCATCGGCGTCATCACCGTCTTCCCCATCTTCTGCCAGTGCCCCAATCGCACCAATCTCCTCATCAACGACAAAAACAGCACCAACGTCAGCATCGTCTCCTACGTCTTCCAGCCCTCCGATAGCTACGCCACCATCGCCTCAAATTTCGGGACCACGGTCCGGTCTCTGATCTCGCTCAACGGCGCGGAGACCGCCGTCGAGACTTTCTCTGTGATTCTAATTCCCGTTACCCAGTTCCCTCCCCCGCTGCTGCTGTCGAACTCGTCCTCGCGTTCGCCTTCGCCTTCGCCCCCTCCACCGCCAGCATCCTCCACTGTCGTTGAGAAGAAGGATAGGAAGGGAGTCATCGCCGGGTTAGCAGTCGGTATGGGACTATTGGCAATCTTGCTCGCGTTGGTCTTGGTGCTGTATTTaggggaaagaaagaagaaggggagggaagGGAAAAAGGGGCCTGGTGGGTGGAATAATCAGGGAGGTGGGGAGAGGAGGTTTGGGAGGAGTGGGTCGGATGAGAAGCTGATGACGGACATCTCGGAGTGGCTGGATAAGTACAAAGTGTACGGTATCGAGGAGCTGCGGCAGGCTACGTCTGATTTCGATTATAGCCGTCTAATCCAGGGAACGGTGTACAAGGGGACGATTGATGGGGAGGTATTCGCCATCAAGAAGATGAAGTGGAACGCCTGCGATGAGCTCAAGATCTTGCAGAAG GTGAACCACACCAACCTGGTGAAgctggaaggcttctgcgtggacCAGGAGGATGGCACCTGCTACCTGGTGTACGAGTACGTGGAGAACGGCTCCCTCCACTCGTGGCTCCACGACACCACCACCAGCCGCCGGCTGGACTGGCGCTCCCGCCTCCGCATCGCCCTCGACCTCGCCCACGGCCTCCAGTACATCCACGAGCACACCTGGCCCCGCGTCGTCCACAAAGACATCAAGAGCAGCAACGTGTTACTGGACTCCAAGCTCCGCGCCAAAATCGCCAACTTCGGCCTCGCCAAGACCGGCGTCAACGCCGTCACCACCCACATCGTCGGCACCCAGGGCTACATCGCCCCCGAGTACCTCGCCGACGGTCTGGTCACCACCAGGATGGACGTGTTCGCCTACGGGGTGGTGCTGCTGGAGCTGATCTCAGGGAAGGAGGCGATGAGCGAGGATGGGGAGGCGCTGTGGGTGGAGGCGGAGGTGGTGCTCCACAGTAGGGAGGCGAATCTGGTGGCGTGGATAGATCCGGTGTTGAGGGAGCAATCGTGCCCCGTCGACAGCGTCGTGACCGTGCTGAACGTGGCCAAGGCGTGCCTGCAGCGGGATCCGTCTAAGCGGCCGACCATGGTGGACGTGGCGTATACTCTATCCAAGGCGGACGAGCAGTTATCAGATTACTCCGGGGATGGGCTCTCGGTTGGGAGCGAAGATGTCACGGTCGTGGCGAGGTGA